The Daphnia carinata strain CSIRO-1 chromosome 1, CSIRO_AGI_Dcar_HiC_V3, whole genome shotgun sequence sequence ttttggctcaTCGTTTTCAAAGTACACTGGTATTAGCCGAACATAACAATGGCAAACTTAACCCTGTCACCCTGAGTGCCATAACTGCAGCTCAAAAAGTTGGTGGGACTGTATCTTGCCTTGTGGCTGGAGCCAAGTGTGGATCAGTAAGTGATTAAAATTATGCAATGAATCACAGCACAGTATTATGGAATATTATATAATCAGTTATTATTCTATTTCAGGTGGTAGAACAATTGTCCAAGGCTGCTGGGATATCTAAAATCTTTGTTGCTGAAAATGCAAATCTTCATGGACTCTTGCCTGAACCATTAGCTCCATTGATTGTAGCTACTCAAAAGCAGTTTGGTTTCACCCACATTCTTGCTGGAGCTTCTGCTTTTGGAAAGACATTGCTTCCAAGGGTAGCTGCATTGTTGGATGTCTCACCCATTTCTGATGTAACTGCAATCAACAGTTCTGACACCTTTGTTAGAACAATTTATGCTGGTTGGATATTGATTTTATCTTTATGGAATATCACAATCATCAGTCATATTTATTACACAGGAAATGCTGTTTTAACTCTGAAATCCAATGAAAATATCAAAGTTATCACTGTGAGGCCAACAAGCTTTCCTGCTGCTGCCATAGGAGACTCAGTCGCACCATCTGAAGCATCTACACAGGCTGTCGATGCTTCTACCATCTCGGAGTTCGTTGGACAAGAGTTGACAAAGTCCGATCGACCTGAGCTCGCTTCTGCTAAAATCGTCGTAAGTGGTGGCCGAGGCTTGAAATCAGGTAAATCTTAACCATTATATTCTACCTTGGAGATACAACAAATCTAACCGATACGCAAATCAGGGGACAATTTCAAACTACTTTACGATCTTGCTGACAAAATGGGTGCTGCGGTAGGCGCTTCCCGTGCTGCCGTTGATGCTGGTTTTGTATCTAACGACCTTCAGGTATATCAACTCTCCCCATCTTTCCTAGCCTAGATTAATTTATTTCCGAATATAAATTTTGCAGGTTGGTCAAACCGGCAAAATCCTTGCTCCAGAACTTTACATTGCCGTTGGGATTTCTGGCGCCATTCAACATTTGGCTGGCATGAAAGACTCGAAAACCATCGTCGCCATCAACAAAGATCCCGAAGCCCCTATTTTCCAAGGTACTGATTTAATTAAGTAATTTCGTTTTGTCGTAATTCTTCAATCTGCTTTGATTCATGTTCTTCGAAGTCGCTGATATTGGTCTGGTGGCTGATTTGTTTGCTGCCGTGCCGGAACTCACCGAGAAAATcggcaaaaattaaaaatcttCGAAGATTGTTCCTGCTGGTTAGAAAGAAtaccaacaataaaaacaatgcaAATGTGTATGGAATATGggattaaagaaacaaaaaaatatatagatagTGTCCTTCTATTTTTAAAGATCAGAGAACATATTGTCCAAAAAGCAGACTTTTAATCTCATCAATTATCAAGCAAGTTCGTCAAGTTCACTCGTCAGATAACCCATATCCAGACGATGACAGTTACATACAAGTGTTCATGTATGCATCGTGAGCCGTTCAGAAAATCAGATTAGAACTCCTCGATGTCTAAAACGTATCAAATGAATGATGTACCGAATAATGAGGTGTATTGTTCACTGGAACAAGCAGATAAAGAACGTGGGGAGGGGGATGTCTGGGACTAACGAAGGCGATAAATAAACAGCAAAACGACATTCATTAGACGAGAAAACCATCAGACTAACATACGGGTCTGCATAGGGTTTCAGTAGTTCTATCACAATTAAGGAACGCCGCGACGAGTCGCAGATAGCCTTAGATATCACAACCCATTAAGGCGGAGGACGATTTAGCGCACTCTCATTGCCCtcatggtttttctttttcatcttcatttctttcaatcCTTTCTTTGCTGCACATGTGTGACATGCTGCTGCTCCTTAAAGTCCAAGTGTCTCTCACTTAGTCGAGATCGCACGACTTTCATTTTGACAATGACTGTACGATGCGGGCTTCCAAAGCTGAGGTGGATGGTCCCTGCTAGGTTGTTGTACAGCAGCCAGGACCCCAATCTTCCACTGAAGAACGTGACAACAGGCGACTACCCTTGGCGAGAGCAGAGCTCTAGCTAATTCACGAAGCGCAATACAGTTGCAAGCTGTCGCACACCACGGCCgtgcctttctttttgctaaggatcgtatacaaaaaaaaaattctaacaTCACGTTTTTTCACAAGCAAAATAACAGCACGGATTTAGCAAGTTAATGTGTATAGATCTCGGCGTTTTATGAGTCTATTTTTGAAAGTATGTTGGGATTCTTTATTTCCTGCGGATTTGAAGCGTATCAAGAGCCTGCCATTCGTGTCTCATCTGTTGATGACAATGACTCGTTGGTTGGGATAATGGAGCTCTTTTCAGCATGCGGGACAGCCGCCGTGTTCTTCCTACTTCTTCGTGGGTCGCCTGCTCGTTTCCGTCCGTCGAATTAGCGCTCTCAAACACCATTCGCCCTCTCCTGTGGAAAATCAATAACGAAAAGAGACACTCGCCAGAGCGCAGTAGAGCACTGGTGCTTCGCCCGCACGCTCCCGATCCGCTGCACAGCCTTAAAGCAAGTCTCCACCATCCATATGAAAGACAAAATTGCAATATAAGCAAGcagaaataaatcaaagaaaacaaaataagctcCAAAAAGTTTTTTGCAGCGCTCAACGGTACGAATCGCAACAGCGTTGCACGCTCCCACCATCTAGCAGCTCGTAAATCATGGAGAGAacagcaaaacgaaaaaaacttGGAATAAAAAGTGAGTCATTATTTGGAATAAAAATGTTCCCATGGTACTCAAGGTACTAGGCAAAGTAGGTACAAAAGATTAGTTTTCAATACAGCGGATCAACGCGACGAAAAGATGAAACGAGATCCAAAAGCTGCTAGAGAAAgtaaaagatgaaaataaGGGATTTATTCCTCGTATTCGTCAACAcattttccttatctttttttttcacgcgtAAATTATGTATTCACTGAACAATCCTGCGTGAAGATTGTTATGCCTATCCGACAATGTTCTACGTCCATCGGTTTCGCGGATGATTTATCGCTTCAGTTTCCGAGTGGCCGGCCCTATCGATTCTTGTTTCGGTGCCGTACGGGTTTACATGCTTGATGATATATAATAATAGGGCAAGAAGACAAGACGGAAAATGTATTGTACACGgttcacaaaaagaaaaaaaaatcaaatagttCTCCTCTATTAGAATCCGTCCGGAAGTGATTTCGACCGGAGGAATGAATTGCGTCACTAGCGCAGATATCCTGAAAGGCCTCCTACAACCATCTTCTGAGCGCCTttaatacttttactttttatgATCCTTTAATTCACTACAACGATAAAGCAGAACAATTGAACATGAAGTAATTCAATCGCTCCCACTGAAAAGCCAATAAGCTTTGGACTCTTCTGTCGACGTGAGTTGTACAGTGTTAATCTTCAAGCATCTAGCTACTCATCTCTATTAACACTTGTCGCTGAGACGAATCGTTATTCGCAATGATAATAATTAATATTCGAGGTTGTTAATAATTTAATCGTCTTCGAAAATCTCTTCACCACACTCTCAGGTCGCGTGCGTGATATAAAGCTGAGATACTTATGGCACTcgcaaatgaatttttcacATAAAACAGCAATCATCTTCACTGTAAGAGTGGTGAGAAGAAGAACTGTACAGAGAATAGCGAAGAATTTTGTACTTAAAACTGGAATGGTATTCAATCTGGACTGTAAAGGAAGGAAGTCGCTGATCACCGTGTTCATTCCGATGATTCGATGCCAGAAAGACGAGCATCCAACGAGAGTCAAAGGAAAAAGGCACCCGGGAATTTCtctaaatacaaaaaaaagacggtcGAC is a genomic window containing:
- the LOC130690889 gene encoding electron transfer flavoprotein subunit alpha, mitochondrial-like, encoding MFSISHLRNFQGRNVFILAHRFQSTLVLAEHNNGKLNPVTLSAITAAQKVGGTVSCLVAGAKCGSVVEQLSKAAGISKIFVAENANLHGLLPEPLAPLIVATQKQFGFTHILAGASAFGKTLLPRVAALLDVSPISDVTAINSSDTFVRTIYAGNAVLTLKSNENIKVITVRPTSFPAAAIGDSVAPSEASTQAVDASTISEFVGQELTKSDRPELASAKIVVSGGRGLKSGDNFKLLYDLADKMGAAVGASRAAVDAGFVSNDLQVGQTGKILAPELYIAVGISGAIQHLAGMKDSKTIVAINKDPEAPIFQVADIGLVADLFAAVPELTEKIGKN